The Arachis hypogaea cultivar Tifrunner chromosome 14, arahy.Tifrunner.gnm2.J5K5, whole genome shotgun sequence genome has a segment encoding these proteins:
- the LOC112798109 gene encoding disease resistance protein RPP13-like codes for MADNGAALSSSSSSSSLSEGMYDVFLSFRGEDTRYISSDSLYRKLAENGNLKVFRDCPGLKLSDPIKSTLVEAIKGSRMFIVMMSSNYVSSSWCLVELVEILKYSNNGRNRAVFPVFYHVEPSEVRYQNSVKSKEAMRKHEERYGKDTVAAWESALSTICGLCGQHIVKNKGYETEVIDKIAEQVLAKNREIKQLLNRFYSQFEEVESLLDLKSRNTLRMVGIYEEDAEIDKTTFTLELYYKIKHEFKEASFLLGVSKTLEESADGLKNLQKAILSDMGVKVSTVDCTSTGSSEIKRRLRHKRVLLVLNDVDSKMHLELLARSGDLFGPGSRIIITTEDKDLLDNYPVIDGVETKTYCIRECDEFEGNKSSNHVVKGEYVVGLKKDFNDVIKQLMEEDSRDGNIVSIVGMGGIGKTTLARKIYNSDEVKKLFACRAWATISKDCREKEVFKSLLNCLKSSTSKHEDSSSEEELMQKVRKCLTGKKYLIVLDDIWDTKAWATLKGCFPENNDGGMILITTRNDQVAYFLRSKKPHHKLSFMDKEESWKLFCNEVFCREKCPPKLERIGRSIANTCSGLPLAIKITAGFVAKTKRSGDEWKRIKKLLPHLRIVEDKECKKMKERLMLSYDDLPENIKPCFLYLGVFPEDDQICARDLIRLWITEGLIEEPIQSGRSKATPAELEDIGEQHLKELVDRNLVQVSQRRSDDKGVKTCQIHDLIRELCISESKNPDNNNNNARRLSFPKDIGSYACLVTCSQSRTCSLFVYGDAEGWSHHIPKGYRVIVLYFKGSKMDIISGKNAGFLKGLKSLRILRVEFPDPYRFYPLHRMHILHILEHSAEDINIEGLKQLRHLRSRYAVHLLVDEEGVKEKMQNLQTLCYVHLDSRLEFLLDNGYFPNLRTLGLHSAERKLSCLRRLSNLRELKLEHMTSKYVPLDKNVFPSNLTKITLSWYVGFSTKAMNALGQIPTLQILKLYEVQCMEGILNCGTERSFPRLQVFIMKKVQVKGLTLEGGAMPCLQRAVFHECPGLKLEYLPEQMRSSGCNLEFSEHVEQRRSWVVKTWSFQNMNKNKKVMMIPIMMMMMMMIPMMMKMMMID; via the exons ATGGCCGACAATGGAGCAGCTTTGTCCTCGTCGTCGTCGTCATCATCCTTATCAGAAGGCATGTACGATGTTTTTCTGAGCTTTAGAGGCGAAGACACAAGATACATATCCTCAGATTCTCTCTACCGTAAACTCGCCGAAAACGGAAACCTCAAAGTGTTTAGAGATTGTCCGGGTCTGAAACTAAGTGACCCAATTAAATCTACTCTTGTGGAAGCCATTAAAGGATCAAGGATGTTCATTGTTATGATGAGTTCAAACTATGTGTCTTCCTCGTGGTGCCTCGTGGAGCTAGTGGAGATACTCAAGTACTCCAACAATGGAAGAAATCGCGCCGTTTTTCCAGTTTTTTACCACGTGGAGCCTTCAGAAGTTAGATATCAGAATAGCGTCAAATCTAAGGAAGCCATGAGAAAACATGAAGAGAGATACGGCAAAGATACTGTGGCAGCGTGGGAGTCGGCTCTATCTACAATTTGCGGGCTATGCGGACAACACATTGTTAAGAATAAAGG GTATGAAACTGAGGTCATTGACAAGATTGCTGAACAAGTCTTGGCAAAAAATCGAGAGATCAAGCAACTATTGAATagattttattctcaatttgaaGAAGTGGAATCACTTTTGGACCTTAAATCTCGTAATACTCTTCGTATGGTGGGTATTTACGAAGAAGATGCTGAAATAGACAAAACAACATTCACTTTGGAGCTATACTATAAGATCAAACATGAGTTCAAAGAGGCAAGTTTTCTTCTCGGTGTGAGTAAAACTTTAGAGGAAAGCGCTGATGGCCTGAAAAATCTCCAAAAGGCGATTCTTTCTGATATGGGTGTAAAGGTAAGCACTGTGGATTGCACATCTACCGGATCCTCGGAAATCAAGCGGAGGTTGCGCCATAAAAGAGTGCTTTTGGTTCTAAATGACGTTGATAGTAAAATGCATTTAGAGTTGCTGGCAAGAAGTGGTGATCTGTTTGGTCCTGGTAGTAGGATCATCATAACAACAGAGGACAAAGATCTCTTGGATAATTATCCTGTGATAGATGGTGTTGAGACTAAGACATATTGCATTCGTGAATGTGATGAATTCGAAGGCAACAAAAGCAGTAATCATGTTGTGAAGGGAGAATATGTAGTGGGATTGAAGAAAGATTTCAATGATGTGATTAAGCAACTCATGGAAGAAGATTCCCGTGATGGGAACATTGTTTCCATTGTTGGCATGGGTGGGATAGGGAAGACTACACTTGCTCGAAAGATCTACAATAGCGATGAGGTCAAGAAGCTATTCGCTTGCCGTGCATGGGCAACTATTTCCAAGGATTGCAGAGAGAAGGAGGTTTTTAAAAGTCTTCTCAACTGTCTGAAGTCATCCACCTCTAAACATGAAGATTCAAGTAGTGAAGAGGAGTTAATGCAGAAGGTGAGGAAATGTTTGACAGGGAAAAAGTACTTGATAGTCCTTGATGATATTTGGGACACTAAAGCATGGGCCACTCTAAAGGGTTGTTTCCCAGAAAACAACGATGGTGGCATGATACTAATAACAACTCGGAATGATCAGGTGGCCTACTTTTTAAGATCAAAGAAACCTCACCACAAGCTTTCCTTCATGGATAAAGAAGAAAGTTGGAAACTGTTTTGCAATGAAGTGTTTTGCAGAGAAAAATGTCCTCCCAAGCTAGAACGAATTGGTAGATCAATTGCCAACACTTGCAGCGGTTTACCACTGGCTATCAAAATCACAGCTGGGTTTGTAGCAAAAACGAAGAGATCAGGGGATGAATGGAAAAGAATCAAGAAACTACTCCCTCATTTGCgtattgttgaagacaaggaatgTAAGAAGATGAAGGAGAGATTGATGCTTAGCTACGATGATCTGCCTGAGAACATCAAGCCATGCTTCCTATATCTTGGAGTTTTTCCCGAAGATGATCAGATTTGTGCGCGAGACTTAATCCGTCTATGGATAACAGAGGGCCTCATAGAAGAGCCAATCCAAAGTGGAAGATCAAAAGCAACACCCGCAGAACTTGAAGATATTGGTGAGCAACACTTGAAGGAGCTAGTGGATCGTAACTTGGTACAAGTGTCTCAGAGAAGGAGTGATGACAAAGGCGTGAAAACATGTCAGATCCACGACCTCATCCGGGAACTGTGCATATCAGAGAGTAAGAACcctgataacaataataataatgctcGTAGGTTATCCTTTCCCAAGGATATAGGATCCTATGCATGTTTGGTAACATGTAGTCAATCACGCACTTGTTCCTTGTTCGTGTATGGAGATGCAGAGGGGTGGTCACATCATATTCCAAAAGGCTACCGAGTTATTGTGCTATATTTTAAAGGATCGAAGATGGATATAATTAGTGGAAAGAATGCTGGGTTTTTGAAGGGGTTGAAAAGCCTCAGGATCTTGAGAGTGGAATTTCCTGACCCATACCGGTTCTATCCGCTTCATCGTATGCACATATTACATATACTAGAACATTCTGCAGAGGACATAAATATTGAGGGGTTAAAGCAACTAAGACATCTCCGCAGTAGATATGCAGTGCACTTATTAGTTGATGAAGAAGGGGTAAAAGAAAAAATGCAGAATCTCCAAACCCTATGTTATGTGCATCTCGATTCACGACTAGAGTTCTTACTCGACAATGGCTACTTTCCCAACTTGAGAACACTGGGTTTACATTCAGCAGAAAGAAAGTTAAGTTGCTTACGCCGCTTGAGCAATCTACGTGAATTAAAACTTGAGCATATGACCTCTAAATATGTTCCATTAGATAAAAATGTATTTCCGTCAAATCTTACCAAGATTACCTTGTCATGGTATGTGGGTTTTAGCACCAAAGCCATGAATGCTTTGGGACAAATCCCCACCcttcaaattttgaaattatatGAAGTACAATGTATGGAAGGAATCCTTAATTGTGGTACTGAGAGGAGCTTTCCGCGGCTTCAAGTGTTTATCATGAAAAAGGTGCAGGTCAAAGGTCTTACATTAGAAGGAGGTGCAATGCCTTGCCTGCAACGTGCAGTCTTCCATGAGTGCCCTGGCTTGAAGTTGGAGTACCTTCCTGAACAAATGCGTTCCTCGGGTTGCAACTTGGAGTTTTCAGAACATGTTGAGCAACGGCGTTCTTGGGTTGTAAAAACTTGGAGTTTTCAGAACATGAACAAGAATAAGAAAGTGATGATGATaccgataatgatgatgatgatgatgatgataccgatgatgatgaagatgatgatgattgattga
- the LOC112798110 gene encoding disease resistance protein RPP13-like, whose protein sequence is MADDGAAGAASSSSSPAPWLWSTSSLSEGMYDVFLNFRGKDTRFLFTDYLYHGLADVKKLQVFRDDPGLELGDEIKPTLMEAIKRSRIHIVVMSENYVSSSWCLLELEQMLKYYSKDGNKRSVIPVFYHVTPAEMRYQTSTISKKAMKKHKKREGKDKAKAWKLALSRVCGISGQHIVKKGNRHETEVVGKIAEQVSAKILEIRQQMNRFVSQFKVVESLLNLESSDNVGVVGIYEDPKIAKSYITRFTFELYYKIKYKFRAASFLVDVSKQLRENTANGLENLHKELLSDMGVETMQELPRKRVLLVLEGVDSEQHLKLLVEMGVSDWFSGGSRILIATENRNLFEDCPAVMNGVKLEKHCICEGELVKEKIVKEKKVVGFVKEFIDVINQLKEEDSNRRNVVSIVGMGGSGKTTLARMIYDSNEVREVFPCRAWATVSKHCNENKVYGKLLKSLKVPKSEYEKLSKEELKKEVRKRLNGQSGKYLIVLDDVWNTKAWNKLEYLLPEKNNGSRILMTTRNDRVANHAMSKEPHHQLGPLDDEESWELFRSEVFGREECPSDLESIGKSIAQSCKGLPLAVATIAGLVKERKRSTTEWQSINNVILQWDDDDDDDDDDDDDDDSDDDKKPMTMSRMMKILQLSYDDLRPKLKSCFLYLGVFPEDCKIAARALIELWNAEGLTKVTETGSSNAAEPEDIGEERLKELVDRNLVQVVSRKSDGEGVKTCQIHDLIRKLCISLSNKPDNKNNDRRLLSFTRNEGSYTCSLETCNKESTRSLFFYEDAREWLHHIPENLRVNVLYFSKWARVSSTSAEYLKSLTPLRYLKMEVELDGLCDFHNLETLHVLYTSSKDLRIGGLKQLRHLHCEFLVKLIDEQVKDKMQNLQTLCYVIADSKLGSLLGNAYFPNLRTLGLYITAYQDRQATEAEEILKSLHCLRKLRKVKLTFAPFGWVPLDRIAFPSTLTKITLSSFGGFMSKDMIVLGQIRSLQILKLKSGICTEIPLHCGTAGSFPELQVLIMIRMSVKRLTSEEGAMPRLRRAVFCDCPYLLEEEVTQKMLSLGSNLEFLDRQVDDDD, encoded by the exons ATGGCCGATGATGGAGCGGCCGGGGCGGCGTCTTCTTCGTCATCACCGGCACCGTGGTTGTGGTCAACGTCGTCCTTATCAGAAGGCATGTATGATGTTTTTCTGAACTTTAGAGGCAAGGACACAAGGTTCTTATTCACAGATTATCTCTATCATGGCCTGGCCGATGTAAAAAAACTGCAAGTATTCAGGGATGATCCGGGTCTGGAACTAGGTGACGAAATTAAACCTACTCTGATGGAAGCCATTAAAAGATCAAGGATTCATATTGTTGTGATGAGTGAAAACTATGTATCTTCCTCATGGTGCCTCCTGGAACTAGAGCAGATGCTCAAGTATTACTCCAAGGATGGAAACAAACGATCCGTTATTCCAGTTTTTTATCACGTGACGCCCGCGGAAATGAGATATCAGACTAGCACCATATCTAAGAAAGCCATGAAGAAACATAAAAAGAGAGAAGGCAAAGACAAGGCGAAAGCGTGGAAGTTGGCTTTATCTAGAGTTTGCGGGATAAGTGGACAACACATTGTTAAGAAGGGAAATCG TCATGAAACAGAGGTCGTAGGCAAGATTGCTGAACAAGTCTCAGCAAAAATTCTAGAGATCAGGCAACAAATGAATAGATTTGTTTCTCAATTTAAAGTGGTTGAATCACTTTTGAACCTTGAATCTTCTGATAATGTTGGTGTGGTGGGAATTTATGAAGATCCTAAAATAGCCAAAAGTTACATAACAAGATTTACTTTTGAGCTATACTATAAGATCAAATACAAGTTCAGAGCGGCAAGTTTTCTTGTTGATGTTAGTAAACAGTTAAGGGAAAACACCGCTAATGGCTTGGAAAATCTCCACAAGGAGCTTCTTTCAGATATGGGTGTGGAAACCATGCAGGAGTTGCCACGTAAGAGGGTGCTTCTGGTTCTGGAAGGGGTTGATAGTGAACAGCATTTGAAGTTGCTAGTGGAAATGGGAGTAAGTGATTGGTTTAGTGGTGGTAGTAGGATCCTCAtagcaacagaaaacagaaatCTGTTTGAGGATTGTCCTGCTGTGATGAATGGTGTTAAGCTTGAGAAACATTGCATATGTGAAGGTGAATTGGTGAAGGAAAAGATTGTGAAGGAGAAGAAGGTAGTGGGATTTGTGAAAGAATTCATCGATGTTATtaatcaactgaaggaagaagaTTCAAATAGGAGGAATGTTGTTTCAATTGTCGGCATGGGCGGGTCGGGCAAGACTACTCTTGCCCGAATGATCTATGACAGCAATGAGGTGAGGGAGGTATTCCCTTGCCGTGCATGGGCAACTGTTTCCAAACACTGCAATGAAAATAAAGTTTATGGAAAGCTTCTCAAGTCTTTGAAGGTACCAAAATCTGAATATGAGAAATTAAGTAAAGAGGAGTTGAAGAAGGAGGTGAGAAAACGTTTGAATGGGCAAAGCGGGAAGTATTTGATAGTGCTGGATGATGTGTGGAACACTAAGGCGTGGAACAAGTTGGAGTATCTTCTCCCAGAAAAGAATAATGGGAGCAGGATATTGATGACTACACGAAATGATAGGGTGGCAAACCATGCAATGTCAAAGGAACCTCACCATCAACTTGGCCCTTTGGATGATGAAGAAAGTTGGGAATTATTCCGTAGCGAGGTGTTTGGTAGAGAAGAGTGTCCTTCTGATTTAGAGTCTATTGGTAAATCAATTGCCCAAAGTTGCAAGGGTTTGCCATTAGCTGTTGCAACCATAGCAGGGCTTGTCAAAGAGAGGAAGAGATCAACAACAGAGTGGCAAAGTATTAACAATGTAATTCTTCAatgggatgatgatgatgatgatgatgatgatgatgatgatgatgatgatagtgatgatgataAGAAGCCGATGACGATGAGTAGGATGATGAAGATATTGCAGCTGAGCTATGATGATTTACGTCCAAAATTGAAGTCATGCTTTCTATATCTTGGGGTGTTTCCGGAAGATTGCAAGATTGCAGCAAGGGCTTTGATTGAACTATGGAATGCAGAAGGCTTGACAAAAGTAACGGAAACTGGAAGTTCAAATGCAGCAGAGCCGGAAGACATTGGTGAGGAGCGCTTGAAGGAGCTAGTGGATCGTAACTTGGTACAAGTGGTGAGTAGGAAGAGTGATGGGGAAGGCGTGAAAACATGTCAGATCCACGATCTCATCCGGAAACTGTGCATATCACTGAGTAACAAACCAGATAACAAGAACAATGATCGCAGATTATTATCCTTTACCAGAAACGAAGGATCCTATACCTGTTCATTAGAGACGTGTAATAAAGAATCCACTCGTTCGTTATTCTTTTATGAAGATGCACGGGAATGGTTACACCATATTCCAGAAAACCTGCGAGTTAATGTGCTATATTTTTCGAAATGGGCTCGGGTTAGTTCAACAAGTGCCGAGTATTTGAAGAGTTTGACACCCCTCCGGTACTTGAAAATGGAAGTTGAATTAGATGGATTATGTGACTTTCACAATTTGGAAACATTACATGTACTGTACACTAGTTCGAAGGACCTAAGAATTGGGGGCTTAAAGCAACTGAGACATCTTCATTGTGAATTTCTGGTGAAATTGATAGATGAACAAGTAAAAGATAAAATGCAGAATCTCCAAACCCTATGTTATGTGATTGCCGATTCAAAACTAGGGAGCTTACTAGGCAATGCTTACTTTCCCAACTTGAGAACACTCGGTTTATATATAACTGCATACCAAGACCGTCAAGCAACAGAAGCAGAAGAAATCTTAAAGAGCCTGCACTGCCTAAGAAAGTTGCGGAAGGTGAAACTTACGTTTGCTCCCTTTGGTTGGGTTCCATTAGATAGAATTGCATTTCCGTCAACTCTTACCAAGATTACCTTGTCATCATTTGGGGGCTTCATGTCCAAAGACATGATTGTTTTGGGACAAATTCGCAgccttcaaattttaaaattgaaatctggaATTTGTACTGAAATACCTCTTCATTGTGGTACTGCTGGGAGCTTTCCGGAGCTTCAAGTGCTCATCATGATAAGGATGTCTGTCAAACGTCTTACATCAGAAGAAGGTGCGATGCCTCGTCTTCGACGTGCTGTCTTCTGTGACTGCCCTTACTTGTTGGAGGAGGAGGTTACTCAAAAAATGCTTTCCTTGGGTAGTAACTTGGAGTTTTTAGACCGTCAAGTGGACGATGATGATTGA
- the LOC112795466 gene encoding TMV resistance protein N-like, with product MANDGAAGSSSSSTPWRWASSSLSEEGMYDVFLNFRGEDTRFAFTDYLHYALSEIGKLKVFRDDPGLELGDEIKYTLMEAIKRSRIQIVVMSENYVSSGWCLLELEQMLKYSDDGNKRSIIPVFYRVKPAEVNRQSSDKSKEAMKKHQERYGKHKAEAWKYETQVIGEIAEQVFAKHRKIKQLLDKFDSEFEAVEPLLNLESCDTVRMVGIYEDPKIGKSYITTFAFELYYKIKYKFRAASFLVDVSKQLRKNTANGLENLHKELLSDMGVETMQELQHKRVLLVLEGVNSDKHLEFLVGMGIGDWFGLGSRIIITTENKDLFQNYPVMDGVELKIHCFREGEFSGSNRNVKERNVVKDFIDLINQLREENSMRNNVVSIVSEIFTSRALATVSKDYREKDVFSSLHRSLMPSTAIPENEEALQGNVRRALLVWPHI from the exons ATGGCCAATGATGGAGCGGCCGGGTCATCATCCTCGTCGACGCCGTGGAGGTGGGCATCGTCATCCTTGTCAGAAGAAGGAATGTATGATGTTTTTCTGAACTTTAGAGGCGAAGACACAAGGTTTGCATTCACAGATTATCTCCACTATGCACTCTCCGAAATCGGAAAGCTCAAAGTATTCAGGGATGATCCGGGTCTGGAACTAGGTGACGAAATTAAATATACTCTGATGGAAGCCATTAAAAGATCCAGGATTCAAATTGTTGTGATGAGTGAAAACTATGTATCTTCCGGATGGTGCCTCCTGGAACTAGAGCAGATGCTCAAGTACTCCGATGATGGAAACAAACGGTCCATAATCCCAGTATTTTATCGCGTGAAGCCTGCAGAAGTGAATCGTCAGAGTAGCGACAAATCCAAGGAAGCCATGAAGAAACACCAAGAGAGATACGGCAAACACAAGGCGGAGGCCTGGAA GTATGAAACTCAGGTCATTGGTGAGATTGCTGAACAAGTCTTTGCAAAACATCGAAAGATCAAGCAACTATTGGATAAATTTGATTCTGAATTTGAAGCGGTCGAACCACTTTTGAACCTTGAATCTTGTGATACTGTTCGTATGGTGGGAATTTATGAAGATCCTAAAATAGGCAAAAGTTACATAACAACATTTGCATTTGAGCTATACTATAAGATCAAATACAAGTTCAGAGCGGCAAGTTTTCTTGTTGATGTTAGTAAACAGTTAAGGAAAAACACCGCTAATGGCTTGGAAAATCTCCACAAGGAGCTTCTTTCTGATATGGGTGTGGAAACCATGCAGGAGTTGCAACATAAGAGAGTGCTTCTGGTTCTGGAAGGGGTTAACAGTGACAAGCATTTGGAGTTTCTAGTGGGAATGGGAATAGGTGATTGGTTTGGTCTTGGTAGTAGGATCATCATAACAACAGAAAACAAAGATCTCTTTCAGAATTATCCTGTGATGGATGGTGTTGAGCTTAAGATACATTGCTTTCGCGAAGGTGAATTCAGTGGCAGTAATAGGAATGTGAAGGAAAGGAATGTTGTGAAAGATTTCATCGATTTAATTAATCAACTGAGAGAAGAAAATTCAATGAGGAACAATGTTGTTTCAATTGTCAGTGAGATATTCACTTCCCGTGCATTGGCAACTGTTTCCAAAGATTATAGAGAAAAAGATGTTTTCTCAAGCCTTCATCGTTCTTTGATGCCATCCACAGCTATACCTGAAAATGAAGAGGCTTTACAGGGGAATGTGAGAAGGGCACTTCTAGTATGGCCACACATATAG
- the LOC112798111 gene encoding small ribosomal subunit protein eS21y, protein MQNEEGQITELYIPRKCSATNRLITAKDHASVQINIGHLDESGLYNNTFSTFALCGFIRAQGDADSALDRLWQKKKAEKQQ, encoded by the exons atgcAGAACGAGGAGGGACAGATCACTGAGCTCTACATTCCTAGGAAGTG CTCTGCAACAAACAGGTTGATAACTGCAAAGGACCATGCGTCAGTTCAGATCAACATTGGTCACTTGGATGAGAGTGGTCTCTACAATAACACCTTCTCCACATTTGCCCTCTGCGGCTTCATTCGCGCTCAG GGTGATGCCGACAGTGCACTAGACCGCTTGTGGCAGAAGAAGAAAGCCGAGAAGCAGCAGTAG
- the LOC112795467 gene encoding toll/interleukin-1 receptor-like protein, with protein sequence MADSSDHDSTPLSYFKYDVFLSFRGYTRFGFTDTLYHALINNRIDTFRDSEELRIGEELEGALVEAIERSRMSILILCDEYPTSKWCLDELVKIMECSGNGTKRPVLPVYFRVAKSDVQFQKNKYETAMVAHQEKGRNNHKLEAWKSALSQVGKIYGQ encoded by the coding sequence ATGGCAGATTCATCAGATCACGATTCAACACCATTGTCATATTTCAAGTATGATGTTTTTCTGAGCTTTAGAGGTTACACAAGATTCGGATTCACAGACACGCTCTATCATGCTTTGATCAACAACAGAATCGATACCTTCAGAGATAGCGAGGAGCTGAGAATAGGCGAGGAACTGGAAGGTGCTCTTGTTGAAGCAATTGAAAGATCAAGGATGTCAATTCTTATACTGTGTGATGAGTATCCAACTTCCAAGTGGTGCCTTGATGAACTCGTCAAGATCATGGAGTGTTCTGGCAACGGAACAAAGCGACCGGTGTTACCGGTCTATTTCCGTGTGGCAAAATCAGATGTGCAGTTTCAGAAAAATAAGTATGAAACAGCCATGGTTGCTcatcaagaaaaaggaagaaacaaCCACAAGTTGGAAGCATGGAAGTCAGCTTTGTCTCAAGTAGGCAAGATTTATGGTCAATGA